A region of Acinetobacter sp. WCHA45 DNA encodes the following proteins:
- a CDS encoding helix-turn-helix domain-containing protein produces the protein MSKLTDFGKAIRKLRIDYDTNLNELATSIGVSSAFLSAVETGKKPISAELITKITNALGLSKAEENLLTHAASQSVDNVTVRTNSPEEAEIALMFARRIQDDTLNMAQLRKILEEN, from the coding sequence ATGTCTAAACTAACAGATTTTGGAAAAGCGATTAGGAAACTTAGGATTGATTATGATACCAATCTTAATGAACTAGCGACTTCAATTGGCGTTAGTTCAGCTTTCTTATCAGCTGTGGAAACAGGAAAAAAGCCAATAAGTGCTGAATTAATTACAAAAATTACAAACGCATTAGGTTTAAGTAAAGCAGAGGAAAATTTGCTTACACATGCTGCTAGTCAAAGTGTTGATAATGTTACTGTTCGAACAAATAGCCCAGAAGAAGCAGAAATTGCTTTGATGTTTGCTAGACGAATTCAAGACGATACTTTGAATATGGCGCAACTTAGAAAAATTCTTGAGGAGAATTGA
- a CDS encoding ImmA/IrrE family metallo-endopeptidase: MTSGCMPRGVKVAPLSKQSIKQKALIIRDKIFKLSLNQSIDLSRGLEHRLHELGVILEVWEIEDMPDVEALTNPDAMTIILRADTYDALCDVSDPKHCRARFTVAHEIGHLILHEGFALARGAVRHKHYEDSEWQADTFAAELLMPTQACINLSIEDIQEKFKVGYKAARNKFSSLK, translated from the coding sequence ATGACATCTGGATGTATGCCTAGAGGTGTTAAAGTCGCGCCTTTAAGTAAACAAAGCATAAAACAAAAAGCACTCATTATTCGTGACAAGATTTTTAAACTGTCACTAAATCAGTCAATAGATTTAAGTCGAGGCTTAGAACATCGATTGCATGAATTAGGTGTCATTTTAGAAGTCTGGGAAATTGAGGATATGCCTGATGTTGAGGCTTTAACTAATCCAGATGCTATGACTATTATTCTTCGTGCAGATACTTATGATGCTTTATGCGATGTATCTGATCCAAAACATTGCCGTGCGCGATTTACTGTAGCACATGAAATAGGGCACTTAATTCTTCATGAGGGTTTTGCCTTAGCACGTGGTGCAGTCAGGCATAAACATTATGAAGATTCTGAATGGCAAGCTGATACGTTTGCGGCAGAGTTACTGATGCCAACACAAGCATGTATTAATTTGTCTATTGAAGACATTCAAGAAAAATTCAAAGTTGGTTATAAAGCGGCTAGAAATAAATTTAGTTCTTTAAAATGA
- a CDS encoding tyrosine-type recombinase/integrase has translation MSLTEIKVRQAHCKEKTCFLSDEDGLSLKIEPTGRKSWCYRYTDPQTKKRRRIQLGLYPDLSLKKARQVKDDFKDNNYCFEHDTVSNVITFRKVGEEWLQFKLKNAFNDSPRCGVLQLAERCLQQDIYPDLQDLPFQNIKRYDLVSVIKKIEGRQVKEPVKKACSYLNQIYDYAVAMGYCEFNIAHGLNKIAINSKIKKNYPYLKAEDISDFKKNLLKLDAHPIIKKALLFKLHTGVRGAELLLAEPHHFDLNEKIWKIPALHIKQFRRKVILGHEIPDFLVPLSDQALDILKDVMQWSYGEKYIFASPRKHNQPIHFNTLNMAIRKMGYGKHQLSSHGLRSTFSTILNDSGLFQDNWIEAQLSHIDKNRTRASYNHADYLAQRTEMMQWWGDYLSTAK, from the coding sequence ATGAGTCTTACTGAAATTAAAGTTCGCCAAGCTCATTGCAAGGAAAAAACTTGTTTTTTATCCGATGAAGATGGACTTAGCCTGAAGATTGAGCCGACTGGAAGAAAATCTTGGTGCTATCGCTATACAGATCCACAAACAAAAAAACGTCGCCGCATTCAGTTGGGGCTTTATCCTGATTTATCGCTGAAAAAGGCACGACAAGTCAAAGATGACTTTAAAGACAATAATTATTGTTTTGAGCATGATACTGTCTCTAATGTCATCACCTTTCGTAAGGTAGGGGAGGAGTGGCTGCAGTTCAAACTGAAAAATGCATTTAATGATTCACCCCGCTGCGGTGTACTACAGTTAGCAGAAAGATGTTTACAGCAAGATATTTATCCAGACCTTCAGGATTTACCTTTTCAAAACATCAAGCGTTATGACCTGGTTTCAGTAATCAAAAAAATAGAGGGACGCCAAGTAAAAGAACCTGTCAAGAAAGCTTGTAGTTATTTGAACCAAATTTATGACTACGCTGTAGCGATGGGTTATTGTGAATTCAACATCGCGCATGGTTTAAATAAAATCGCCATTAACAGTAAAATCAAGAAGAATTATCCGTATTTGAAAGCGGAGGATATATCAGATTTTAAGAAAAATTTATTAAAATTGGATGCCCATCCGATTATTAAAAAAGCACTGCTGTTCAAATTACATACTGGCGTGCGAGGGGCTGAATTGTTATTGGCTGAGCCTCATCATTTTGATTTAAATGAAAAAATCTGGAAAATACCTGCCTTGCATATTAAACAGTTTCGACGAAAAGTCATATTAGGCCATGAGATTCCCGACTTCTTAGTTCCACTTTCAGATCAGGCTTTAGATATTTTAAAAGACGTCATGCAATGGTCATACGGTGAAAAGTACATTTTTGCTAGCCCACGGAAACATAATCAACCGATTCATTTTAATACATTAAATATGGCTATACGTAAGATGGGCTATGGAAAACATCAATTATCCTCTCATGGACTACGTTCCACTTTTAGTACCATTTTGAATGACTCAGGTTTGTTCCAGGATAACTGGATTGAGGCACAACTTTCACATATTGATAAGAACCGTACCCGTGCCAGCTATAATCACGCTGACTATTTAGCCCAGCGGACTGAAATGATGCAGTGGTGGGGTGATTATTTAAGTACTGCTAAGTGA
- a CDS encoding helix-turn-helix domain-containing protein, whose translation MITCKLSSLMGDRKILKLSEVVHATGINRNTLTSMYYDRAVRIELPVADKLCKYFNCTMNDLFEFKEEVEEKD comes from the coding sequence ATGATTACTTGTAAGTTATCTAGCCTCATGGGCGATAGAAAAATTTTAAAATTAAGTGAAGTGGTGCATGCAACAGGTATCAATCGCAACACGCTCACAAGTATGTATTATGACCGTGCTGTACGTATTGAATTACCAGTCGCCGATAAGTTGTGTAAGTACTTTAACTGTACGATGAATGATTTGTTTGAGTTTAAGGAAGAAGTTGAAGAAAAAGATTAA
- the aac(3)-IId gene encoding aminoglycoside N-acetyltransferase AAC(3)-IId — protein MHTRKAITEALQKLGVQTGDLLMVHASLKAIGPVEGGAETVVAALRSAVGPTGTVMGYASWDRSPYEETLNGARLDDEARRTWLPFDPATAGTYRGFGLLNQFLVQAPGARRSAHPDASMVAVGPLAETLTEPHELGHALGEGSPVERFVRLGGKALLLGAPLNSVTALHYAEAVADIPNKRWVTYEMPMLGRDGEVAWKTASDYDSNGILDCFAIEGKPDAVETIANAYVKLGRHREGVVGFAQCYLFDAQDIVTFGVTYLEKHFGTTPIVPPHEAVERSCEPSG, from the coding sequence ATGCATACGCGGAAGGCAATAACGGAGGCGCTTCAAAAACTCGGAGTCCAAACCGGTGACCTCTTGATGGTGCATGCCTCACTTAAAGCGATTGGTCCGGTCGAAGGAGGAGCGGAGACGGTCGTTGCCGCGTTACGCTCCGCGGTTGGGCCGACTGGCACTGTGATGGGATACGCGTCGTGGGACCGATCACCCTACGAGGAGACTCTGAATGGCGCTCGGCTGGATGACGAAGCCCGCCGTACCTGGCTGCCGTTCGATCCCGCAACAGCCGGGACTTACCGTGGGTTCGGCCTGCTGAATCAATTTCTGGTTCAAGCCCCCGGCGCGCGGCGCAGCGCGCACCCCGATGCATCGATGGTCGCGGTTGGTCCGCTGGCTGAAACGCTGACGGAGCCTCACGAACTCGGTCACGCCTTGGGGGAAGGATCGCCCGTCGAGCGGTTCGTTCGCCTTGGCGGGAAGGCCCTGCTGTTGGGTGCGCCGCTAAACTCCGTTACCGCATTGCACTACGCCGAGGCGGTTGCCGATATCCCCAACAAACGGTGGGTGACGTATGAGATGCCGATGCTTGGAAGAGACGGTGAAGTCGCCTGGAAAACGGCATCGGATTACGATTCAAACGGCATTCTCGATTGCTTTGCTATCGAAGGAAAGCCGGATGCGGTTGAAACTATAGCAAATGCTTACGTGAAGCTCGGTCGCCATCGAGAAGGTGTCGTGGGCTTTGCTCAGTGCTACCTGTTCGACGCGCAGGACATCGTGACGTTCGGCGTCACCTATCTTGAGAAGCATTTCGGAACCACTCCGATCGTGCCTCCGCACGAGGCCGTCGAGCGCTCTTGCGAGCCTTCAGGTTAG
- a CDS encoding AAA family ATPase, protein MIIWINGPFGAGKTTLAKRLRDRRSKSLIFDPEEIGFVVKETVPMPASGDYQDLPLWRGLTIAAVREIRRNYSQDIIIPMTLVHPDYLTEILDGVRRIDDQLLHIFLTLNEDLLRHRIANQTMHPDPNRNAEIREWRLANVARCLAARERLPCTTRVLDSGAHTSDELAAMVLDGIDGRT, encoded by the coding sequence ATGATAATCTGGATCAACGGACCTTTCGGCGCCGGAAAGACGACGCTCGCTAAGCGGCTGCGCGATCGGCGTTCCAAATCGCTGATCTTTGACCCCGAGGAAATCGGGTTCGTGGTGAAAGAAACGGTCCCCATGCCAGCGAGCGGAGACTATCAGGATCTCCCCTTGTGGAGGGGACTTACGATCGCGGCGGTCAGGGAGATTCGAAGGAATTACTCGCAGGACATCATCATCCCAATGACGCTCGTGCACCCGGACTATCTGACTGAGATACTCGACGGGGTAAGGCGGATCGACGATCAGCTGCTGCACATCTTTCTGACGCTCAACGAGGACCTATTGCGTCACCGGATCGCGAACCAGACCATGCATCCTGACCCGAATCGAAATGCGGAGATTCGAGAGTGGCGATTAGCGAATGTCGCCCGATGCTTGGCCGCAAGGGAACGGCTTCCATGCACAACCCGTGTTCTCGATAGTGGTGCACACACCAGCGATGAACTCGCAGCGATGGTGCTCGACGGAATCGATGGGCGCACCTGA
- a CDS encoding DUF3883 domain-containing protein — protein sequence MSQLSQLRSPAAVQAAIDEFVQLGRTKFLARHGYGKSRDFLVRDPKTGTDCDSKAIAGVAFGKQFPEQGPLTADSFSGGEATVVPALTRLGFRIIRIGEDWSEEEVLATVEDYFDMLRAEAAGEPYNKSEHNQALRQLLNGRSKSSVELKHQNISAVLDALGLPYINGYKPRGNSQLLLRKSVHAYVLEHQQTVGALVDALEEVKLPGDKTYRAALVEPPAREVLVRTPASLRQRLPRKFDYAARDEANRKLGRAGEQWVIGYEQQRLTELGHPELFQRLDWVSDTQGDGAGFDILSFEEDAHERFIEVKTTNGGVGSSFLVSHNELEFSKEAGDQFHLYRVFQFRDGPRLFTLPGDLSQHVHLKPTDYRASFRSLVG from the coding sequence GTGTCTCAACTCTCCCAGCTTCGAAGCCCCGCCGCCGTGCAGGCTGCCATCGATGAGTTCGTGCAACTGGGCCGCACGAAATTCCTGGCGCGCCACGGCTACGGCAAGTCCCGCGACTTCCTGGTACGTGATCCGAAGACCGGCACCGATTGCGATTCCAAGGCCATCGCCGGTGTGGCCTTCGGCAAGCAATTTCCCGAGCAGGGCCCGCTCACTGCTGACAGCTTCTCCGGTGGCGAGGCGACCGTCGTTCCGGCGCTGACGCGGCTCGGGTTTCGCATCATTCGCATCGGCGAAGACTGGTCCGAAGAAGAGGTCCTGGCCACGGTCGAAGACTATTTCGACATGCTGCGTGCCGAGGCGGCTGGGGAGCCGTACAACAAGTCCGAGCACAACCAGGCACTGCGCCAACTGCTGAACGGTCGCAGCAAGTCTTCAGTCGAGCTCAAGCACCAGAACATTAGCGCCGTACTCGATGCCCTGGGCCTGCCCTATATCAACGGCTACAAGCCACGCGGCAACAGCCAACTGCTGCTGCGTAAATCCGTACACGCCTACGTTCTGGAACATCAGCAGACGGTCGGCGCTCTTGTCGATGCCCTGGAGGAGGTAAAACTTCCGGGTGACAAAACCTACCGAGCGGCTTTGGTAGAACCACCCGCCCGTGAAGTGCTTGTGCGTACCCCGGCATCTCTACGGCAACGCCTACCGCGAAAGTTCGATTATGCCGCTCGCGATGAAGCCAACCGCAAGCTGGGCCGGGCAGGGGAGCAGTGGGTGATTGGCTACGAACAGCAACGCCTGACCGAGCTCGGCCACCCAGAGCTTTTTCAGCGGCTGGATTGGGTGTCCGACACCCAGGGAGACGGTGCGGGGTTCGACATCCTGTCGTTCGAAGAGGACGCCCATGAGCGCTTCATCGAGGTGAAAACCACCAATGGCGGGGTAGGCTCGTCTTTCTTGGTCAGCCACAACGAACTCGAATTCTCCAAGGAGGCGGGCGATCAATTCCATCTGTATCGCGTGTTCCAGTTTCGGGACGGTCCGCGCCTGTTCACGCTACCCGGCGACCTCAGCCAACATGTGCATCTCAAGCCGACGGACTACCGGGCGAGTTTCCGGAGTTTGGTGGGGTAA
- a CDS encoding AraC family ligand binding domain-containing protein codes for MSNWVNVTQDKSTGIELIHAHFKGFAYDPHLHSSYLIGVTELGHQQFNCRKKIIDSYQGQTFMLEPEEVHDGNAPDPLGFTYKMMHLDPAWLKKSYEGIFNEPIELAIESTLRSDPQLSHLILSTYNILNNNESQLMKDTYLDLLLENLKQNREALRM; via the coding sequence ATGAGCAATTGGGTCAATGTCACACAGGATAAGTCTACAGGTATAGAACTAATTCATGCCCACTTCAAAGGCTTTGCATACGATCCTCATCTACACTCAAGTTATCTTATAGGGGTAACAGAGTTAGGACATCAACAATTCAATTGTAGAAAAAAAATTATTGATAGCTATCAAGGTCAAACTTTCATGCTTGAACCTGAAGAAGTTCATGATGGTAATGCACCAGATCCTCTCGGCTTCACTTATAAAATGATGCATTTAGATCCAGCATGGTTAAAAAAAAGCTATGAAGGAATATTTAATGAGCCTATCGAACTTGCTATCGAATCAACCCTACGTTCTGATCCTCAACTTTCACATTTGATACTTTCAACCTACAATATATTGAATAACAATGAATCTCAATTGATGAAAGATACGTATTTAGATCTTTTATTAGAAAACTTAAAGCAGAATAGGGAGGCTTTAAGGATGTAA
- a CDS encoding carbapenem-hydrolyzing class D beta-lactamase OXA-58, with protein sequence MKLLKILSLVCLSISIGACAEHSMSRAKTSTIPQVNNSIIDQNVQALFNEISADAVFVTYDGQNIKKYGTHLDRAKTAYIPASTFKIANALIGLENHKATSTEIFKWDGKPRFFKAWDKDFTLGEAMQASTVPVYQELARRIGPSLMQSELQRIGYGNMQIGTEVDQFWLKGPLTITPIQEVKFVYDLAQGQLPFKPEVQQQVKEMLYVERRGENRLYAKSGWGMAVDPQVGWYVGFVEKADGQVVAFALNMQMKAGDDIALRKQLSLDVLDKLGVFHYL encoded by the coding sequence ATGAAATTATTAAAAATATTGAGTTTAGTTTGCTTAAGCATAAGTATTGGGGCTTGTGCTGAGCATAGTATGAGTCGAGCAAAAACAAGTACAATTCCACAAGTGAATAACTCAATCATCGATCAGAATGTTCAAGCGCTTTTTAATGAAATCTCAGCTGATGCTGTGTTTGTCACATATGATGGTCAAAATATTAAAAAATATGGCACGCATTTAGACCGAGCAAAAACAGCTTATATTCCTGCATCTACATTTAAAATTGCCAATGCACTAATTGGTTTAGAAAATCATAAAGCAACATCTACAGAAATATTTAAGTGGGATGGAAAGCCACGTTTTTTTAAAGCATGGGACAAAGATTTTACTTTGGGCGAAGCCATGCAAGCATCTACAGTGCCTGTATATCAAGAATTGGCACGTCGTATTGGTCCAAGCTTAATGCAAAGTGAATTGCAACGTATTGGTTATGGCAATATGCAAATAGGCACGGAAGTTGATCAATTTTGGTTGAAAGGGCCTTTGACAATTACACCTATACAAGAAGTAAAGTTTGTGTATGATTTAGCCCAAGGGCAATTGCCTTTTAAACCTGAAGTTCAGCAACAAGTGAAAGAGATGTTGTATGTAGAGCGCAGAGGGGAGAATCGTCTATATGCTAAAAGTGGCTGGGGAATGGCTGTAGACCCGCAAGTGGGTTGGTATGTGGGTTTTGTTGAAAAGGCAGATGGGCAAGTGGTGGCATTTGCTTTAAATATGCAAATGAAAGCTGGTGATGATATTGCTCTACGTAAACAATTGTCTTTAGATGTGCTAGATAAGTTGGGTGTTTTTCATTATTTATAA
- a CDS encoding SMI1/KNR4 family protein has protein sequence MQNKLDNIIQELKELSGNSRLNIELPDDIFISAYERKIGFIFPKDYKKVLKEISNIFYGTIELASLTDEKECYRGLSQILNDAREQGLPEDWLPICEDNGSYYCLSPNHKIRYWTADGYSDEQWEDLADWIKQVWIDGN, from the coding sequence ATGCAAAATAAGCTTGATAACATTATTCAAGAATTAAAAGAACTATCTGGGAATAGTCGTCTAAACATAGAACTACCTGATGATATTTTCATATCTGCTTATGAACGAAAAATAGGTTTTATTTTTCCAAAAGATTATAAAAAAGTTTTGAAAGAGATTAGCAATATCTTTTATGGAACAATTGAATTAGCGTCTCTTACAGATGAGAAAGAATGCTATCGAGGGCTATCTCAGATATTAAATGATGCTAGGGAGCAAGGTCTGCCAGAAGATTGGCTACCTATTTGTGAAGATAATGGTAGTTATTATTGCCTATCTCCTAATCATAAAATTAGATATTGGACAGCAGATGGATATAGCGATGAGCAGTGGGAAGATTTAGCAGATTGGATCAAGCAAGTTTGGATAGATGGAAATTAA
- a CDS encoding addiction module antidote protein, whose translation MAIKLRKWDSAEHLKTEDDMQAYLQACIEESNGDAAFIAKALGNIAKAKGMAQLSRDTGLGRESLYKALSGDVNPSFDTVIKVVKALNLRLAI comes from the coding sequence ATGGCTATTAAACTTCGCAAATGGGACAGTGCTGAGCATCTTAAAACAGAGGATGATATGCAGGCTTACTTACAAGCATGTATTGAAGAATCTAATGGCGATGCCGCATTCATTGCAAAGGCTTTAGGTAACATTGCAAAAGCTAAAGGAATGGCTCAATTATCACGAGATACAGGCTTAGGCCGAGAAAGTCTTTATAAAGCACTTTCTGGTGATGTTAACCCTAGTTTTGATACTGTGATTAAAGTTGTAAAAGCACTGAATTTACGCTTAGCAATTTAA
- a CDS encoding type II toxin-antitoxin system RelE/ParE family toxin, translating to MYSIYTTEVFDDWFTKLKDQQAKRRIQVRIDRVEDGNFGDTEPVGEGVSELRFFFGPGYRIYYCKQGQRVVILLAGGDKSTQSKDIKLALQLAQDLEEEL from the coding sequence ATGTACTCAATATATACCACTGAAGTCTTTGATGACTGGTTCACCAAGTTAAAAGACCAGCAGGCAAAAAGACGCATACAAGTCCGAATTGATCGGGTTGAAGATGGAAACTTTGGAGATACTGAGCCGGTCGGTGAAGGTGTTTCTGAATTACGTTTCTTCTTTGGGCCAGGCTATAGGATTTATTACTGCAAGCAAGGGCAAAGGGTTGTTATTCTTTTAGCAGGCGGAGATAAGTCTACGCAAAGTAAAGATATAAAACTTGCCCTGCAATTGGCACAAGATTTAGAGGAGGAGCTATAA
- a CDS encoding IS30 family transposase yields MLESRKEGFSARKFAELIKRHPSTIYRELKRNSINDVYQAQYASDNTFARRRRGHRKLKIDSILWKFIVEAIRCLWSPQQIAKRLKTFPDLDQTMNVSHTTIYSTIRALPKGELKKDLLSCLRHENKKRKANGEPKKDSILQDIKTIHERPAEVQERKIPGHWEADLIKGKDNKSSIATLIERNTRLCILATLPDAKAESVRKALTEALKYLPAELRKTLTYDRGREMSEHKILEEDLGIDVYFCDPHSPWQKGTCENMNGLIRQYLPKGIDLNQADQHYLNQVAMSLNTRPRKALDWLTPLEKFAQLVDYHMAFETVAPHV; encoded by the coding sequence ATGCTTGAGTCAAGAAAAGAAGGCTTTTCAGCCAGAAAATTTGCTGAACTCATTAAAAGACATCCTAGTACGATCTATCGTGAGCTTAAAAGAAATAGCATCAATGACGTTTATCAAGCTCAATATGCTTCTGATAACACTTTTGCTAGACGTAGACGTGGTCACAGAAAACTCAAAATCGATTCAATCCTCTGGAAATTTATTGTTGAAGCGATCCGTTGTTTATGGTCTCCTCAGCAAATAGCAAAGCGTTTAAAGACATTTCCTGATTTGGATCAAACAATGAATGTAAGCCATACAACGATTTATTCAACGATACGAGCATTACCAAAGGGTGAGTTGAAAAAAGACTTATTATCCTGTCTACGTCATGAAAATAAAAAGCGAAAAGCTAACGGTGAACCTAAAAAAGATTCTATATTACAGGATATTAAAACTATTCATGAGCGCCCAGCCGAAGTTCAAGAAAGAAAAATACCGGGTCATTGGGAAGCTGATTTAATTAAAGGTAAAGACAATAAAAGTTCGATAGCAACACTTATTGAACGAAATACACGGCTCTGTATCTTGGCAACATTACCTGATGCAAAGGCAGAATCAGTGCGCAAGGCTTTAACTGAAGCTCTGAAATATTTACCTGCAGAACTGCGTAAAACGTTGACCTATGACCGTGGACGTGAGATGTCAGAACATAAAATACTCGAAGAAGATTTAGGCATAGATGTATATTTCTGTGACCCACATTCACCCTGGCAAAAAGGCACATGCGAAAATATGAATGGTTTAATTAGGCAATATTTACCTAAAGGGATTGATTTAAATCAGGCAGATCAGCATTATTTAAATCAAGTTGCCATGTCACTGAATACTCGTCCTAGAAAGGCGTTAGATTGGCTTACACCATTAGAGAAATTTGCTCAGCTTGTTGATTATCATATGGCTTTTGAAACTGTCGCACCTCATGTTTGA
- a CDS encoding IS91 family transposase, producing the protein MCAPLPAAHAAARYARHLPERTLLYALVQAHYPDFIARLEAEDRPLPEYVREEFETYLRCGVLEHGFLRVVCEHCRAERLVAYSCKKRGLCPSCGARRMAESARHLVDEVFGPRPVRQWVLSFPYPLRFLFASKPEAIGPVLGIVHRVIAGWLADQAGVPRDTAQCGVVTLIQRFGSALNLNIHFHMLWLDGVYEDTTERPQRKPRLHRTRAPTSAQLTELANTIAHRVCRHLSRRGWLEGEDESVFLSDSAGSDDGMDGLRMSSMTYRIATGRDAGRKVVTLQTLPGDAGPLEGDAGKVGGFSLHAGVAAEAHESHKLEKLCRYITRPAISEQRLSISPQGRVRYQLKTPWRNGTTHVEWDAVDFIAKLAALVPPPRAHLTRFHGVFAPNANLRAQLTPSGRGRRPAGDAAPVDVSAHDEPRSPEQKRRAMSWAQRLKRVFSIDITTCAHCGGAVRIVASIEDPKAIRAILAHFEKHGALEQAHYRPAARAPPPAA; encoded by the coding sequence GTGTGCGCGCCACTGCCGGCCGCCCACGCCGCTGCGCGTTACGCGCGCCACCTGCCCGAGCGCACGCTGCTGTACGCGCTAGTGCAGGCGCACTACCCGGACTTCATCGCGCGTCTTGAGGCCGAAGACCGCCCGCTGCCCGAGTATGTGCGCGAGGAGTTCGAGACCTACCTGCGCTGCGGCGTGCTCGAGCACGGCTTCCTGCGCGTGGTCTGCGAGCACTGTCGTGCCGAGAGGCTGGTGGCGTATTCCTGCAAGAAGCGCGGGCTGTGCCCGAGCTGCGGCGCACGGCGCATGGCCGAGTCGGCGCGGCATCTGGTGGACGAGGTGTTCGGCCCGCGGCCGGTGCGGCAATGGGTGCTGAGTTTCCCGTACCCGTTGCGCTTCCTGTTCGCCAGCAAGCCTGAGGCGATCGGCCCGGTGCTGGGCATCGTGCATCGTGTGATCGCCGGTTGGCTTGCCGATCAGGCCGGCGTGCCGCGGGATACGGCGCAATGCGGCGTGGTGACCCTGATCCAGCGCTTCGGCAGCGCGCTGAATCTCAACATCCACTTCCACATGCTGTGGCTCGACGGCGTGTACGAGGACACCACCGAGCGTCCGCAGCGCAAGCCGCGCCTGCACCGCACCCGTGCGCCCACATCGGCGCAACTGACGGAACTGGCCAACACCATCGCGCATCGCGTGTGCCGGCACCTGTCGCGCCGCGGCTGGCTCGAAGGCGAAGACGAATCCGTGTTCCTGTCCGACAGCGCGGGTAGCGACGACGGCATGGATGGGCTGCGGATGAGTTCGATGACCTACCGCATCGCCACCGGTCGCGACGCTGGCCGCAAGGTCGTCACGCTGCAAACGCTGCCTGGCGACGCCGGTCCGCTGGAGGGCGACGCCGGCAAGGTCGGCGGCTTCTCGCTGCATGCCGGCGTGGCCGCGGAAGCACACGAAAGCCACAAGCTCGAAAAGCTGTGCCGCTACATCACGCGCCCGGCGATCAGCGAGCAGCGGCTATCGATCTCGCCACAGGGCAGGGTGCGTTACCAGCTCAAGACGCCGTGGCGCAATGGCACCACGCATGTCGAATGGGATGCGGTGGACTTCATCGCCAAGCTGGCGGCACTGGTCCCGCCGCCACGCGCGCATCTCACCCGCTTCCACGGCGTATTCGCCCCGAATGCAAACCTGCGCGCGCAGCTGACGCCCTCGGGGCGCGGCAGGCGGCCTGCGGGCGATGCGGCGCCAGTGGACGTCAGCGCCCACGACGAGCCGCGCAGCCCCGAGCAGAAGCGCCGTGCGATGAGCTGGGCGCAACGGCTCAAGCGGGTCTTTTCCATCGACATCACCACCTGCGCCCACTGCGGCGGCGCGGTGCGGATCGTCGCCAGCATCGAAGACCCCAAGGCCATTCGCGCCATCCTCGCCCACTTCGAGAAACACGGCGCGCTGGAGCAAGCGCACTACCGGCCCGCAGCGCGCGCCCCGCCGCCCGCCGCGTGA